Within the Rhodothermales bacterium genome, the region TTCTGCTGGCCACCTGCGACGAGCTGCGGCAGGTCCGCACGGCCCCTCTCGAATGTGCCCGCATATACCGGGAAGAAGACCGCCCTTCCATTCTTCACCAGGAACGACAGAAAAACCGGGTACTCATAGTATTGCCCCATATCCTCACTGGACGGATGCAGCAGGGCGGCGCTGCCCGGGACGTACACGACCGTCTGGTAGGGTGGAGAGGCGTTCCTGGGAAGAAATAGGTGACCGATGACTCGCTCGCCGCGGTACGCCGCATCGAAGGTGACGCGTTCGTACACATAGTCAGGATGCTCTTCGCTCCTTCGCTCGACGTTCGCATTCAACGGCGCTTCGTCATACAAGAACCTCTCTCGGTAGAGCTCGAAGATCTCGTCTGCAACCGGTTCCATCGCGTAGAAATCGGGACCCTCCGAGAAGGTGACAAGCTGCGACGCAGCTGCCACCTCGTCGCCTTCCGAGTAGCGAGCACACCTGAAGCCGTTTTTCGGCGACCGGTCGAAAGGCGGTGCCTGACTCGGCTCTCCGAACATGTAGGTGTTGTCGCCCCACGCACCGCCACGGACAATCCGCCCGAAGGGCGACCGATTCGCATTCCACTCACGAGCGTTACCCGCCATGTCCACCGCGCCGTACGCCGTGATGCCGGGCAGACTTCCGGCGGGGACGGTACCGTCCGCTCCGAAATTGCTGAACGGCGCATAGACGGCAAATCCGCCGAGTTGATAAAACGAGATTATCGGCGTCTGTTCACCGCGCGCCAGTCCCCAGTGAACCGACGTAGGAAGACTCCGGCCAGCGAACGCTGCATAGGCCGCCGCCTCGTACCAGCTGACGCCTGTCACTGGATGGTCTGCATCGCCGTCGGCATACGTGCCCGCCTGCCATGTCGAAGGTCCGGGGCGGCCGGTTTGATCCACGAACTGCTCCATGGCTTCGTCCCATGGAATTGATCGTCCGTCCAGTTCGAACGGTTCCGTCCAGAACTCTCGAGTCTCGTATCCGTCAGCGGCAACAAATTCTTTGAACTGCCGGTTCGTAACCTCGGTGCGGTCAATGAAGAAATCATCGACCCGTCCGGTCGGTGTCTGTGCACCCGGGACGCGCACCATTCCGGCAGGTTTTGTGCCGGAAGCATCCAGCGTTCG harbors:
- a CDS encoding SUMF1/EgtB/PvdO family nonheme iron enzyme, translating into RTLDASGTKPAGMVRVPGAQTPTGRVDDFFIDRTEVTNRQFKEFVAADGYETREFWTEPFELDGRSIPWDEAMEQFVDQTGRPGPSTWQAGTYADGDADHPVTGVSWYEAAAYAAFAGRSLPTSVHWGLARGEQTPIISFYQLGGFAVYAPFSNFGADGTVPAGSLPGITAYGAVDMAGNAREWNANRSPFGRIVRGGAWGDNTYMFGEPSQAPPFDRSPKNGFRCARYSEGDEVAAASQLVTFSEGPDFYAMEPVADEIFELYRERFLYDEAPLNANVERRSEEHPDYVYERVTFDAAYRGERVIGHLFLPRNASPPYQTVVYVPGSAALLHPSSEDMGQYYEYPVFLSFLVKNGRAVFFPVYAGTFERGRADLPQLVAGGQQKTRLHSGFLTDVVRDFSRSVDYLESRDDIDRDRLAYYGMSWGGWLGAIIPAVETRVATAIVAFGGLIDAGRPEVHPINYVGRVSMPVLMLNGRYDSNFLLDTSIQPMFELLGTPDEQKELKLFESDHIIPKNDLIRETLDWLDQYLGPVD